Proteins from a genomic interval of Alteromonas macleodii ATCC 27126:
- a CDS encoding PilX N-terminal domain-containing pilus assembly protein, with protein sequence MKQQGLVMVFALLVLLSITVLGVSAVTSSLSQSKMAVSMQQSGLAFDAAEAAIAGVFFESEDETLLTDPNKTDPLSEARQGNVFDPEADSMSCFDDGEWTDRYMTEGGLAVGDRHVVDGTYQSEASSKSWSRTAFIREQACRGSSNVIGGSNVNCHVFIIRGCGKVAGKSSVVANSLAASVFGPASQ encoded by the coding sequence ATGAAACAACAAGGCTTAGTGATGGTATTCGCACTTCTTGTGTTGCTTTCAATCACTGTTTTAGGGGTAAGCGCGGTAACCAGTAGCTTGTCTCAGTCTAAAATGGCAGTGTCTATGCAGCAAAGTGGTTTGGCTTTTGATGCTGCTGAAGCAGCGATCGCGGGCGTTTTCTTTGAATCTGAAGATGAAACCCTACTTACCGACCCGAATAAGACAGACCCGCTCTCGGAAGCTCGGCAGGGTAACGTGTTTGACCCTGAAGCAGATTCAATGAGCTGTTTCGATGACGGGGAGTGGACTGACAGATACATGACTGAAGGCGGCCTTGCTGTTGGTGACAGACATGTGGTGGATGGCACGTATCAAAGTGAGGCCTCGTCAAAGAGTTGGTCGCGCACTGCCTTTATCAGAGAGCAGGCTTGTCGAGGCTCGAGTAACGTGATTGGTGGAAGCAACGTCAATTGCCATGTATTCATTATCAGAGGATGTGGGAAAGTGGCGGGTAAATCTTCTGTTGTGGCGAACAGCTTGGCTGCCTCTGTATTTGGCCCTGCGTCTCAATAG